The Pirellulales bacterium genome contains a region encoding:
- a CDS encoding sensory rhodopsin transducer, protein MNAPIGKRRWAIAEGYIPPESHGPEPQMTSHETACLLNTSNEDAIVQITIYFADREPVGPYQVKVPARRTLHMRFNDLNDPESIPRDTDYASLIESDMPIVVQHSRLDSRQAENALLSTVAFPCADP, encoded by the coding sequence GTGAATGCTCCCATTGGAAAACGACGTTGGGCTATTGCAGAAGGTTACATTCCTCCGGAAAGCCACGGTCCAGAACCGCAAATGACAAGTCACGAAACGGCTTGTCTTTTGAATACTTCAAACGAGGATGCGATCGTACAAATCACGATCTACTTTGCGGATCGCGAGCCCGTCGGCCCGTATCAGGTGAAGGTGCCCGCGCGGCGCACGCTGCATATGCGCTTCAACGACTTGAACGATCCGGAATCGATCCCGCGCGACACGGATTACGCGAGTCTCATCGAGTCGGACATGCCCATTGTCGTGCAGCACTCCCGGTTAGACTCACGGCAGGCTGAAAATGCCTTACTCAGCACTGTGGCGTTCCCGTGCGCTGATCCCTGA
- a CDS encoding PPC domain-containing DNA-binding protein gives MKSKLLQELNGQRTFAVIFETGDEVASGLADFAAQKQLAAAHFTAIGALRDVTLGYFDWEKKDYSRISVAEQVEVLALVGDVAWDASGKPKVHAHLVVGRMDGTTRGGHLLEAHVRPTLEVVLVESPAHLQRRHDPESSLALITL, from the coding sequence ATGAAAAGCAAGCTACTTCAAGAGCTGAACGGCCAAAGGACATTTGCAGTGATCTTTGAAACTGGAGACGAGGTCGCATCTGGGCTAGCTGACTTTGCTGCTCAAAAACAACTTGCTGCGGCGCATTTCACAGCGATCGGAGCCTTGCGGGACGTGACGCTTGGTTACTTCGACTGGGAGAAGAAAGACTACAGCCGCATTTCAGTGGCCGAGCAAGTGGAAGTGCTCGCTTTAGTTGGCGATGTTGCCTGGGATGCCAGCGGGAAGCCCAAGGTCCATGCACACCTTGTCGTGGGGCGCATGGATGGGACAACGCGCGGCGGTCATTTGTTGGAGGCGCACGTCCGACCGACGTTGGAAGTCGTCCTGGTGGAATCGCCAGCCCATTTGCAACGCCGTCACGACCCCGAAAGCAGTCTTGCCCTGATAACATTGTAG